The proteins below come from a single Sorghum bicolor cultivar BTx623 chromosome 4, Sorghum_bicolor_NCBIv3, whole genome shotgun sequence genomic window:
- the LOC8056409 gene encoding transcription factor PIF5 isoform X1: MDAQQQQLDLVMRHQSMATVYESEDALGSSESDPARPARPRGKRSRAAEVHNLSEKRRRSRINEKMKALQTLIPNSSKTDKASMLDDAIEYLKQLQLQVQMLSMRNGLYLPPGNLSGVPEALASSEMCAALNQSGAKASNSGAVVLPGNQIPVARLLFDLPNHDQRHENPLVLQSVPSSSTAVEPQFLQEPAQPNLQSFQLALPPEMLFKEDMMLEHRLTSAQETTSLPGHEAKPGRQEARMVNSDLFDRGSLGKERAQDLMPKNTESVLFMPYLHSLQSGDAEGSLRAGSN; encoded by the exons ATggacgcgcagcagcagcagctggattTGGTCATGCGTCACCAGAGCATGGCCACCGTCTACGAGAGCGAG GACGCGCTGGGGTCGTCGGAGTCGGATCCCGCGAGGCCGGCGCGCCCGCGCGGCAAGAGGAGCCGCGCCGCCGAGGTGCACAACCTCTCCGAGAAG aggaggaggagcaggatcaACGAGAAGATGAAGGCGCTGCAGACCCTCATACCCAACTCGAGCAAG ACGGACAAGGCCTCCATGCTCGATGATGCCATTGAGTACCTGAAGCAGCTTCAGCTCCAAGTGCAG ATGTTGTCTATGAGGAATGGCCTGTATCTGCCCCCAGGAAACTTGTCTGGAGTACCTGAGGCTCTGGCATCCTCAGAAATGTGTGCCGCACTTAACCAAAGTGGTGCCAAGGCATCAAATTCTGGCGCTGTTGTACTACCTGGAAACCAAATTCCTGTAGCTCGTCTTTTATTTGATCTACCAAATCATGATCAACGGCATGAAAACCCGCTTGTATTACAAAGTGTCCCTAGTAGTTCAACCGCTGTAGAGCCTCAGTTCCTTCAAGAGCCAGCACAGCCCAACCTTCAATCCTTTCAGCTGGCTCTACCTCCTGAG ATGCTCTTCAAGGAGGACATGATGTTAGAGCATCGACTAACTTCAGCTCAAGAAACCACATCTTTACCAG GGCATGAGGCCAAGCCTGGTAGGCAGGAAGCACGCATGGTGAATTCTGATCTTTTTGATAGAGGTTCGCTCGGGAAAGAAAGAGCACAGGACTTGATGCCAAAAAACACTGAAAGTGTACTGTTTATGCCGTACTTGCATAG CTTGCAGAGTGGCGACGCAGAGGGAAGTCTGAGGGCAGGATCAAACTAA
- the LOC8056409 gene encoding transcription factor PIF5 isoform X2 — MDAQQQQLDLVMRHQSMATVYESEDALGSSESDPARPARPRGKRSRAAEVHNLSEKRRRSRINEKMKALQTLIPNSSKTDKASMLDDAIEYLKQLQLQVQMLSMRNGLYLPPGNLSGVPEALASSEMCAALNQSGAKASNSGAVVLPGNQIPVARLLFDLPNHDQRHENPLVLQSVPSSSTAVEPQFLQEPAQPNLQSFQLALPPEMLFKEDMMLEHRLTSAQETTSLPGHEAKPGRQEARMVNSDLFDRGSLGKERAQDLMPKNTESVLFMPYLHRVATQREV, encoded by the exons ATggacgcgcagcagcagcagctggattTGGTCATGCGTCACCAGAGCATGGCCACCGTCTACGAGAGCGAG GACGCGCTGGGGTCGTCGGAGTCGGATCCCGCGAGGCCGGCGCGCCCGCGCGGCAAGAGGAGCCGCGCCGCCGAGGTGCACAACCTCTCCGAGAAG aggaggaggagcaggatcaACGAGAAGATGAAGGCGCTGCAGACCCTCATACCCAACTCGAGCAAG ACGGACAAGGCCTCCATGCTCGATGATGCCATTGAGTACCTGAAGCAGCTTCAGCTCCAAGTGCAG ATGTTGTCTATGAGGAATGGCCTGTATCTGCCCCCAGGAAACTTGTCTGGAGTACCTGAGGCTCTGGCATCCTCAGAAATGTGTGCCGCACTTAACCAAAGTGGTGCCAAGGCATCAAATTCTGGCGCTGTTGTACTACCTGGAAACCAAATTCCTGTAGCTCGTCTTTTATTTGATCTACCAAATCATGATCAACGGCATGAAAACCCGCTTGTATTACAAAGTGTCCCTAGTAGTTCAACCGCTGTAGAGCCTCAGTTCCTTCAAGAGCCAGCACAGCCCAACCTTCAATCCTTTCAGCTGGCTCTACCTCCTGAG ATGCTCTTCAAGGAGGACATGATGTTAGAGCATCGACTAACTTCAGCTCAAGAAACCACATCTTTACCAG GGCATGAGGCCAAGCCTGGTAGGCAGGAAGCACGCATGGTGAATTCTGATCTTTTTGATAGAGGTTCGCTCGGGAAAGAAAGAGCACAGGACTTGATGCCAAAAAACACTGAAAGTGTACTGTTTATGCCGTACTTGCATAG AGTGGCGACGCAGAGGGAAGTCTGA
- the LOC8084670 gene encoding uncharacterized protein LOC8084670, whose translation MSGSADHCPFSASYTSAAAVPRAPDSEHWPPATQILPRHGAQAKSNRGTRSGAQWCHSPRRASYRSTSALTSTSVSWYSPASSQRSLRQSRPPMMYTDSPSAATANPFSMWPAKHTYILTLPSPPAATLPLLPLLLPVLEKDGEAATSQYKEPMALNQEASIVSNKPEGLALLTTIAEGTDCCNPSPPLPNHSALEKSLISKILRLREVLDLPCQSSCDALDQLLLDTLGVLKIAYPKCLSGLSGNHTSSVREGLVHLHRVLMLVQDCHSKNKQLPSSGSEKQTIIGSESLDHVGERVIEMLDQVTPVVKEMFSFMESSSSATAASASSAWPEDLPERRSLPPVLCRTRSPAHRGSAIHHPSDGDEVAMPRQEGTAKHAEHCKAPAPGQEADEGGCTCTMEEEDGQTSRREPTSTPSPTADSLRLQLTPSSVSPHLLSAPPPSPMPVVGLPMLLQSWEAMQDGHAAAAVVPPTVVAQPSEAVPTAQKDTTPVGTSMEGSTSSASLEADQPSMDSPSPNGCTQPPVHDGNTAVPNIPPPPPPLPAHRDRFQVVPSTDEPARAVPDAPPPPPSEVQGGPPALPAAKVSPAPPPPPPGSISAAVRAKRAATKLKRSTQMGSLYRRLRDRVEGSGSTHGGKRRQNGKRPRRAGAPKSDTGQGMADALAEMTKRSAYFRQIEEDAEKHAAAILELKDAIGSFQSKDMDELVRFHQHVEQRLVSLTDETQVLARFEGFPSKKLEALRTAAALYSKLDGAATKLKCWKLTAGAVSPQLDRVENYFNKVKDDVDMVERNRDEETKRLQSHSVHFDFSVLVRIKEGMVDLSSACMELALKESQDARETTTAAAARAQWGQAGHGDGTSRMLWRVFQLAFRVYNFAGGQDERADKLTTILAHEIEARRP comes from the exons ATGTCGGGGAGCGCGGACCACTGCCCCTTCTCCGCATCGTACACCTCGGCCGCCGCCGTGCCCCGGGCACCGGACAGCGAGCACTGGCCGCCGGCCACACAGATCCTGCCTCGGCACGGCGCACAGGCAAAGTCGAATCGCGGGACCAGGAGCGGCGCGCAGTGGTGCCACTCGCCCCGGCGCGCGTCGTACCGCAGCACGTCTGCCCTCACGTCGACGTCGGTGTCATGGTACTCGCCGGCCTCGTCACAACGCTCCCTCCGGCAGAGCCGGCCGCCGATGATGTACACGGATTCGCCCAGCGCCGCCACGGCGAACCCCTTCAGTATGTGGCC CGCAAAGCACACGTATATCCTGACGCTgccgtcgccgccggcggcaacattgccgctgctgccgctgctgcttcCGGTGCTGGAGAAGGACGGCGAGGCGGCCACGTCGCAGTACAAGGAGCCCATGGCTCTAAACCAG GAGGCCTCGATTGTGTCCAACAAACCTGAAGGCCTGGCATTATTGACGACAATTGCTGAGGGCACTGACTGCTGCAATCCTAGTCCTCCATTGCCAAACCACTCGGCGTTGGAGAAAAGCCTCATCAGCAAGATCCTCCGTTTGAGAGAGGTTCTGGATCTGCCATGTCAAAGTTCATGCGATGCCTTGGATCAG TTGCTTCTGGATACCCTGGGGGTTCTGAAGATTGCATATCCGAAATGTTTATCAGGTCTATCAGGAAACCATACATCTTCTGTACGGGAG GGTCTTGTTCACCTCCATAGGGTCCTCATGTTGGTCCAGGATTGCCACTCAAAAAACAAGCAATTGCCTAGCTCAGGCTCTGAGAAGCAAACAATCATAGGAAGCGAGAGCTTAGATCATGTAG GTGAGCGTGTCATTGAGATGCTTGATCAGGTGACTCCAGTGGTGAAAGAAATGTTCAGTTTCATGGAAAGCTCCAGTTCTGCAACGGCAGCATCTGCATCATCAGCTTGGCCTGAGGATCTCCCAGAAAGAAGGAGCCTCCCTCCTGTTCTCTGTCGCACTAGATCTCCTGCGCATCGAGGAAGTGCCATCCATCATCCATCAGACGGTGACGAGGTTGCAATGCCTCGCCAAGAGGGCACAGCGAAGCACGCAGAACACTGCAAGGCACCGGCACCTGGGCAGGAGGCAGATGAGGGCGGCTGCACTTGCACCATGGAGGAGGAGGATGGCCAAACTAGCAGGCGTGAACCAACGTCAACTCCTAGTCCTACTGCTGACTCTTTACGGCTGCAGTTGACGCCATCGTCGGTGTCCCCACATCTGCTGTCGGCGCCGCCACCGTCCCCCATGCCCGTTGTTGGCTTGCCCATGCTTCTGCAATCCTGGGAGGCAATGCAAGATGGCCACGCCGCCGCAGCAGTTGTGCCACCTACAGTCGTCGCACAGCCTTCTGAGGCAGTGCCGACGGCACAGAAAGACACCACGCCCGTCGGCACCAGCATGGAAGGTTCTACGAGCTCTGCATCACTTGAAGCTGATCAGCCATCCATGGATTCACCTTCACCCAATGGGTGTACGCAGCCACCAGTGCACGACGGCAATACCGCTGTGCCAAACataccgccaccgccgccgccactacCGGCGCACAGAGACAGATTTCAAGTGGTGCCGTCTACAGACGAACCGGCGCGGGCAGTGCCAGACGCACCACCTCCTCCGCCGTCTGAAGTGCAAGGAGGACCACCTGCACTGCCGGCCGCCAAGGTTTCTccagcgccaccgccgccgccccctGGAAGCATCTCCGCAGCGGTGCGCGCTAAGAGAGCCGCGACCAAGCTGAAACGATCGACGCAGATGGGCAGCCTGTACAGACGCCTGCGTGACAGAGTAGAAGGCTCTGGTAGCACGCACGGCGGCAAGAGGCGGCAGAACGGCAAGAGGCCCCGGAGGGCGGGCGCGCCCAAGAGCGACACCGGCCAGGGCATGGCCGATGCATTGGCCGAGATGACCAAGAG GTCGGCGTACTTCCGGCAAATCGAAGAGGACGCGGAGAAGCACGCGGCGGCGATCCTGGAGCTGAAGGACGCCATCGGCTCGTTCCAGTCCAAGGACATGGACGAGCTAGTGAGGTTCCATCAGCACGTCGAGCAGCGGCTGGTCTCCCTGACGGACGAGACACAG GTGTTGGCCAGGTTCGAGGGCTTCCCTTCCAAGAAGCTGGAGGCGTTGAGGACGGCGGCAGCGCTCTACTCCAAGCTGGACGGCGCCGCCACGAAGCTCAAATGCTGGAAGCTCACCGCCGGCGCCGTCTCGCCGCAGCTCGACAGAGTCGAGAACTACTTCAACAAG GTCAAAGACGACGTGGACATGGTGGAGCGGAACAGAGACGAGGAGACGAAGCGGCTGCAGTCCCACAGCGTCCACTTCGACTTCAGCGTGCTGGTCCGGATCAAGGAGGGCATGGTGGACCTGTCGTCCGCCTGCATGGAGCTCGCCTTGAAGGAGAGCCAGGACGCCAGagagacgacgacggcggcggcggcgcgtgcgCAGTGGGGACAAGCTGGCCACGGCGACGGAACGTCGAGGATGCTGTGGCGGGTGTTCCAGCTGGCCTTCCGGGTGTACAACTTCGCCGGAGGTCAGGACGAGCGAGCGGACAAGCTGACGACAATCCTGGCGCACGAGATCGAGGCGCGGCGCCCGTGA
- the LOC8084671 gene encoding uncharacterized protein LOC8084671 translates to MSTLRYKCVGVTWQGSFHVVGGFAESTLTASDATLLAPGATVLQSSALERSSAEVFHCARGMWEILPGMWQLDVPPNQIVAVANRLFSSGDCLNSWKGHVEVYDGELNIWSILDHSALPDLSLLASLPSSAQRLYLTMAAVGTQLYFLAGYQVPSSDDSFRTVSLVHSFDTSAAPGLVPAWSSFRPEMSQEDAEDGGKELFSQCCSVQLSS, encoded by the coding sequence ATGAGCACGCTGCGCTACAAGTGCGTCGGCGTGACGTGGCAGGGCAGCTTCCACGTCGTGGGGGGCTTCGCGGAGAGCACGCTGACGGCCAGCGACGCCACCCTCCTGGCGCCCGGAGCCACCGTGCTGCAGTCATCGGCGCTGGAGCGGAGCTCGGCCGAGGTGTTCCACTGCGCGAGGGGCATGTGGGAGATCCTCCCGGGGATGTGGCAGCTCGACGTGCCCCCGAACCAGATCGTGGCGGTGGCCAACAGGCTGTTCAGCTCCGGCGACTGCCTTAACAGCTGGAAGGGCCATGTCGAGGTCTACGACGGCGAGCTCAACATCTGGAGCATCTTGGACCACTCCGCCCTGCCTGACCTGTCGCTGCTCGCCAGCCTCCCGTCTTCAGCCCAGCGGCTCTACCTCACCATGGCCGCCGTCGGCACGCAGCTCTACTTCCTCGCCGGGTACCAGGTGCCGTCGAGCGATGACAGCTTCAGAACAGTCTCGCTGGTGCACAGCTTCGACACCAGCGCTGCACCTGGGCTGGTGCCCGCGTGGAGCAGCTTCCGGCCCGAGATGAGTCAGGAGGACGCCGAGGACGGCGGCAAGGAGCTCTTCAGCCAGTGCTGCTCGGTGCAGCTCTCCAGCTAA
- the LOC8056411 gene encoding PAP-specific phosphatase HAL2-like, giving the protein MMTRAEGPCPCACSPAPAPALLRNRGRGRGRRRRLTKAAGKWAPTEASRNTHRFPLVFRSAQAIGRRRGGGTEGGPARRGLIRSDRRTPPDLAMGSLRVAGLAWAAAASPEWGVRRSRRCCRGVPLARPRAAAASLGAGQLRVGTEHGWLWDCRSGGARDYAREMEVAVRIVQVACTLCQRVQDSLLRPGPDAGGGGRVHAKLDRSPVTVADWGVQATVSWLLSSSFHDENISIVAEEDDETLSSSDGATLLESVVEAVNGCLVEAPNYGLRSPEKDLGAHDVIQAIRKCSSTGGPKGRFWVLDPVDGTLGFVRGDQYAIALALIEDGEVILGVLGCPNYPMKKEWLNYHQKYYRLMSKVAPPPLGSWNKGCVMYAQKGCGQAWMQPLVHDFGKLNWHHPREIQVSSISDPISATFCEPVEKANSSHSFTAGLAQSVGLRNQPLRVYSMVKYAAIARGDAEIFMKFARAGYKEKIWDHAAGVVIIKEAGGVVTDAGGHPLDFSRGVYLEGLDRGIIACSGALLHRRILDAVDASWNSSTL; this is encoded by the exons ATGATGACACGGGCCGAGGGGCCCTGCCCCTGCGCCTGCAGTCCTGCACCCGCACCCGCGCTGCTTCGcaatcgtggtcgtggtcgtgggcgccggcggcggctaaCAAAAGCGGCCGGGAAGTGGGCACCGACCGAAGCATCCCGGAACACCCACAGATTCCCGCTAGTATTTAGATCGGCCCAGGCCATcggtcgacgacgaggaggagggacGGAGGGAGGGCCGGCGAGGCGAGGCCTAATCCGGTCGGACCGGCGAACTCCCCCCGACCTCGCCATGGGCAGCCTCCGCGTCGCCGGCTTGGCATGGGCCGCTGCCGCCTCGCCGGAATGGGGAGTGCGCCGCAGCCGTCGCTGCTGCCGCGGGGTGCCGCTGGCCCGCCCccgcgcggcggcggcctccCTCGGGGCGGGGCAGCTCCGGGTCGGGACGGAGCACGGGTGGCTCTGGGACTGCCGCAGCGGCGGCGCGAGGGATTACGCCAGGGAGATGGAGGTGGCGGTGCGCATCGTGCAGGTCGCCTGCACCTTGTGCCAGCGCGTGCAGGACTCGCTTCTCCGCCCCGGCCccgacgccggcggcggcggccgcgtccATGCCAAGCTTGACCGCTCCCCCGTCACCGTCGCTG ATTGGGGTGTTCAAGCAACAGTAAGCTGGCTGCTTTCCAGTTCCTTTCATGATGAGAACATATCTATCGTTGCCGAAGAAGATGATGAGACACTGTCTAGTAGTGATGGTGCAACTTTGCTTGAATCTGTTGTTGAGGCTGTCAATGGCTGCCTGGTTGAAGCTCCTAACTATGGGCTGAGATCCCCTGAGAAAGATCTCGGAGCTCATGATGTTATTCAAGCCATACGGAAATGCAGCTCAACTGGAGGCCCTAAAGGAAGATTTTGGGTGCTTGATCCTGTCGACGGCACCCTTGGTTTTGTGAGAGGGGACCAATATGCTATTGCTCTTGCCTTGATTGAAGATGGAGAAGTTATACTTGGTGTTCTTGGGTGCCCAAATTATCCAATGAAGAAGGAGTGGCTCAACTATCATCAAAAGTACTACAGGTTGATGTCTAAGGTTGCTCCTCCTCCACTGGGGTCCTGGAATAAGGGTTGTGTGATGTATGCCCAGAAAGGTTGTGGCCAAGCTTGGATGCAGCCACTGGTCCATGACTTCGGTAAGCTAAATTGGCACCACCCAAGGGAGATTCAAGTATCATCCATCAGTGATCCAATCTCAGCTACGTTCTGTGAACCAGTTGAGAAAGCCAACTCAAGCCATTCCTTCACAGCAGGACTTGCTCAAAGTGTAGGATTAAG GAATCAACCTCTGCGCGTGTACAGCATGGTGAAATATGCTGCAATAGCACGAGGTGATGCTGAGATCTTCATGAAATTTGCAAGAGCTGGATACAAAGAGAAGATATGGGATCATGCTGCAGGGGTGGTTATCATTAAGGAGGCTGGTGGAGTGGTCACAGATGCTGGAGGCCACCCATTGGACTTCTCAAGGGGTGTTTACCTGGAAGGTTTGGATAGAGGCATAATAGCTTGTTCTGGAGCATTGCTTCATCGTAGAATTTTAGATGCTGTTGATGCGAGTTGGAACTCATCAACACTATGA
- the LOC8056412 gene encoding quinone oxidoreductase PIG3, translated as MRAVVITRGGGGPEVLEAQEVEEPAPLGDGEVLLQVAAAGVNRADTLQRHGRHPPPPGAPPYPGLECSGTILALGPNVPPRWSVGDKVCALLSGGGYAEKVVVPAGQLLPVPEGVSLTDAAGLPEVACTVWSTVFMTSHLSPGESFLIHGGSSGIGTFAIQIAKHLGIKVFITAGSEEKLAACKDLGADVCINYKTEDFVERVKQETDGKGVDVILDNIGGPYLQRNLNSLGVDGRLFIIGFQGGAVTEVNLQAVLARRLTIQAAGLRNRSLANKAEIVGEVEKNVWPAVAAGKVKPVIYKTFPLSEAAEAHRLMEASTHIGKILLLP; from the exons ATGAGGGCGGTGGTGAtcacgcgcggcggcggcggcccggaGGTGCTGGAGGCGCAGGAGGTGGAGGAACCCGCGCCGCTGGGAGACGGCGAGGTCCTCCTCCAGGTGGCCGCCGCGGGCGTTAACCGCGCCGACACGCTCCAGCGCCACGGCCGCCATCCGCCGCCCCCCGGCGCGCCCCCTTACCCGGGGCTCGAGTGCTCCGGCACTATCCTCGCGCTCGGCCCCAACGTCCCACCGCGGTGGTCCGTCGGCGACAAG GTCTGCGCGCTGCTTAGCGGAGGCGGGTACGCGGAGAAGGTGGTGGTGCCGGCGGGCCAGCTGTTGCCGGTGCCGGAGGGCGTGTCCCTTACGGACGCGGCCGGCTTACCCGAGGTGGCCTGCACCGTCTGGTCCACCGTGTTCATGACCAGCCACCTCTCTCCCGGCGAATCGTTCCTT ATACATGGAGGATCAAGTGGAATTGGTACGTTTGCTATACAGATTGCAAAGCACCTCGGAATAAAGGTTTTTATCACAGCAG GAAGTGAAGAAAAACTAGCAGCCTGCAAAGATTTGGGTGCTGATGTATGCATTAACTACAAAACTGAAGACTTTGTTGAGCGTGTCAAACAGGAAACTGATGGGAAAG GTGTCGATGTAATTCTCGACAACATTGGAGGACCATATCTCCAGCGCAATCTGAACAGCTTAGGTGTTGATGGCAGACTTTTCATCATTGGCTTCCAAGGCGGTGCTGTAACTGAAGTGAACCTGCAAGCTGTGCTTGCACGGCGTTTGACCATACAAG CTGCTGGACTGCGCAACAGAAGCCTTGCTAATAAAGCAGAGATTGTTGGTGAGGTCGAAAAGAATGTGTGGCCTGCTGTCGCTGCTGGCAAGGTGAAGCCGGTGATTTACAAGACGTTTCCGTTGTCTGAAGCTGCTGAGGCTCATAGGTTGATGGAAGCTAGCACCCACATCGGCAAGATACTGCTGCTTCCATGA
- the LOC8056413 gene encoding uncharacterized protein LOC8056413 yields MVGGRGGGMGRRHERQALMVAFALALLMGTAVYFRIWARQASDPSFTADDREELRRQFEQANLEAMDESAEWRMKYDKEVEKNRKLHDDLSKVKASLAGTARRLELLQKDNELQKRQTESLRQQCNCTLH; encoded by the exons ATGGTGGGGGGACGAGGAGGAGGGATGGGGCGGCGGCACGAGCGGCAGGCCCTGATGGTGGCGTTCGCGTTGGCGCTGCTCATGGGCACCGCCGTCTACTTCCGCATCTGGGCCCGCCAGGCCAGCGACCCCTCCTTTACCGCCGACGACCGCGAGGAGCTCCG GAGGCAATTTGAACAAGCAAACCTAGAAGCGATGGATGAATCTGCCGAATGGAGGATGAAATATGATAAAGAGGTAGAGAAAAACAGGAAGTTGCATGATGATCTTTCAAAG GTTAAGGCCTCGTTAGCTGGTACAGCCCGTCGTcttgagttgttgcagaag GATAACGAGTTGCAGAAGCGGCAGACTGAATCACTGAGGCAGCAATGCAATTGCACTCTCCATTGA